Genomic segment of Nitrospiria bacterium:
CAGCCGCATCGTCGTCGTCGAGCAGGGACGGATCGTTGAAATCGGCCGGCACCAGGACCTCCTCCTGCGGGGCGGCGTTTACAAGAAACTCTATCAACTGCAGTTCCGGGAGCAGTATGCGGAAACGCTTTGACGGGATCCTGCTCCGATTGATTCCGTGGCTGGGATACGGGGTGATCCGCGGGCTTCGATGGACGATGCGGATCAAAACCCTGAATGGCGGAATGACCGACGCGCTCTGGAATGAAGGCCGGAATTTCATCGTCGCCTTCTGGCACGGCCGGCAACTGATGGTGCCGTACGCCTACAAAGGTAAGCGGGGCACGGTCCTGATCAGCCAGCATCGGGACGGCGAACTGATCGCCCGAACGGTCGCTTATTTCGGGTTTCATGCCGTCCGGGGTTCCACGACTCGCGGCGGGGCCAGGGCCCTGCGCCGACTGGTCCAGTCGGCCCGTTCGGGAAACGACGTCGGCGTCACCCCGGACGGACCCCGCGGACCGAGGCAGACGGTTCAACCGGGCGTGGTGGAACTGGCGAAGCTGACGGGGTTGCCGATATTCCCGTTGACCTTCAGCGCCTCTAAAAAAAAATCCTTCAGACCTGGGATGGCTTTCTGATTCCGTGTCCGTTCAGCCGCGGGGTCTTTATCTGGGGGGATCCCGTCCGGGTGCCCGACGACGCCGACCGGGAGATGCTGGAGGAAAAGCGCAAAGAGCTGGAAAAACGGCTTCAGGATATTACGGAGAAAGCGGATCAAATTTGGGAGTCGTCTTCTACAACCTCGT
This window contains:
- a CDS encoding lysophospholipid acyltransferase family protein, which produces MRKRFDGILLRLIPWLGYGVIRGLRWTMRIKTLNGGMTDALWNEGRNFIVAFWHGRQLMVPYAYKGKRGTVLISQHRDGELIARTVAYFGFHAVRGSTTRGGARALRRLVQSARSGNDVGVTPDGPRGPRQTVQPGVVELAKLTGLPIFPLTFSASKKKSFRPGMAF